The following coding sequences lie in one Arachis stenosperma cultivar V10309 chromosome 5, arast.V10309.gnm1.PFL2, whole genome shotgun sequence genomic window:
- the LOC130981239 gene encoding uncharacterized protein LOC130981239, with protein MRQEGVPVEPTGFGARDTQGTVGLTEFQVGQQFQDKEEAVLSLKTYSIRRGVQYKVVESDYRQYVGKCYEFGNGCTWLIRLSLWQRKGIWEVKRYNGPHTCLATSISSDHRSLDYHVISAFIMPMVRADASVCIKILLNTTEAHFGFRSTYRRVWLAKQKAVAYIYGDWDESYNNLPRWVLGVQLTMHGSVAVLRTSFILVGSRWTVRKPIFTGFSGHSHHVLRHFGIVSYGNSNILPIAFALVEGENAVSWSFFLSHLRQHVTLQLGILVISDKHNGIKVALEAADRGWLPLAVYCAFYIRLVAANFALTFKGKDARRLLVNAAYAKTEVESDYWFDILRSEDPAMCDWENRIDYSLWTQHRDEGRRFRHMTINISECVNSILKGVRNLPVCSLVKDTYGKVGRAIRSKHMIHSALPMKVPELQAIREPMITTSAILGHQKVDVHGGLGSGMYSTKLW; from the exons ATGAGACAAGAAGGGGTTCCTGTGGAACCCACTGGATTTGGTGCTAGAGATACCCAGGGGACTGTGGGTCTTACAGAGTTTCAGGTTGGTCAGCAGTTTCAGGATAAAGAGGAGGCTGTGTTAAGCCTGAAGACATATAGCATCCGACGCGGGGTACAATACAAAGTGGTGGAGTCCGATTATCGCCAGTACGTAGGGAAGTGTTATGAGTTTGGGAACGGGTGCACATGGTTGATTAGGCTAAGTCTCTGGCAGCGCAAGGGTATTTGGGAGGTAAAACGATACAATGGACCTCATACTTGTCTCGCGACGTCGATATCGAGCGATCACAGGAGTCTTGATTATCATGTGATCTCGGCTTTCATCATGCCAATGGTTAGAGCTGATGCATCCGTGTGCATCAAGATACTGCTGAATACGACAGAGGCACACTTTGGGTTCAGGTCGACTTATAGGAGGGTCTGGTTGGCCAAGCAGAAGGCTGTCGCCTATATTTATGGAGATTGGGATGAGTCATACAACAATCTGCCGCGGTGGGTCTTGGGAGTGCAACTGACGATGCATGGTAGTGTTGCAGTGCTGAGGACGAGTTTTATTCTAGTGGGGAGCAGGTGGACGGTTCGCAAGCCTATTTTCACCGGCTTTTCTGGACATTCCCACCATGTATTGAGGCATTTCGGCATTGTAAGCT ACGGGAACTCCAACATCCTGCCTATTGCATTTGCACTCGTGGAGGGTGAGAATGCGGTGTCCTGGTCATTTTTTCTATCCCATCTCCGCCAGCACGTGACCCTACAATTGGGTATCTTGGTGATATCAGATAAGCACAACGGTATCAAGGTTGCACTTGAGGCTGCCGACAGAGGATGGCTACCACTTGCTGTATACTGTGCATTCTATATTCGACTTGTGGCCGCAAATTTTGCCCTCACATTCAAGGGTAAGGATGCAAGGAGACTTCTTGTGAATGCAGCGTATGCCAAGACTGAGGTAGAATCCGATTACTGGTTTGATATTCTACGGTCTGAAGACCCTGCCATGTGTGACTGGGAAAACAGGATTGACTATTCATTGTGGACTCAGCATCGGGATGAGGGTAGGAGATTCAGACATATGACGATAAATATCTCCGAGTGTGTTAATTCCATCTTGAAGGGAGTCAGGAACCTTCCAGTATGCTCTCTAGTGAAGGACACTTATGGGAAGGTTGGCAGAGCTATTCGTTCAAAGCACATGATCCACTCGGCTCTCCCAATGAAGGTGCCAGAACTGCAAGCTATTCGGGAACCAATGATCACCACCTCTGCCATCCTTGGACATCAAAAAGTCGATGTCCACGGCGGGCTGGGGTCGGGAATGTACTCCACCAAATTGTGGTAG
- the LOC130981240 gene encoding uncharacterized protein LOC130981240 produces the protein MPSEESFIVLVHYRGSIKRKTRSGAKFTDKDPLSIFMRSTTRFDDFLNSIIQKLGLQGVKQVQKLFYHILISVLRDDVKYDSFVIGSDEDLQVLFHCCRQFPKARTPKLLTKLVDVVSSSGGSNRNTQTLGTVAGSSSRPVGACSSVPVNAPRDEPVASLSFAIDLNCNGGGECGTPTGIGDALLDDDGDYDVEPDLIADDSDDDIAASNSAGVGGGSSSGTQQYPLHFSSLDLDA, from the exons ATGCCTAGTGAAGAGAGTTTTATAGTGTTGGTGCATTATAGAGGGTCGATTAAGAGAAAGACACGCTCCGGTGCGAAGTTTACTGATAAAGATCCTTTGAGTATTTTTATGAGATCAACGACGAGATTCGATGACTTTTTGAATTCTATAATACAGAAACTTGGGCTGCAAGGCGTGAAACAGGTTCAGAAGCTATTCTATCACATTCTGATCTCAGTGCTTAGAGATGACGTGAAGTACGATTCTTTCGTTATAGGGAGTGACGAGGATTTGCAAGTCCTGTTCCATTGTTGTCGCCAGTTTCCCAAGGCCAGGACACCTAAGTTGTTGACAAAGTTGGTTGATGTGGTATCTAGTTCGGGAGGTTCGAATCGGAATACCCAAACTCTAGGCACCGTAGCCGGTTCTAGCTCGAGACCCGTTGGTGCATGTTCGTCCGTGCCCGTGAATGCACCTAGGGACGAGCCTGTCGCATCCCTGTCGTTCGCCATTGATCTCAACTGCAATGGTGGCGGAGAG TGTGGGACACCGACTGGGATCGGTGATGCATTGCTAGATGATGATGGCGATTATGATGTGGAGCCTGACCTCATTGCTGATGATAGTGACGATGACATTGCAGCGAGTAACTCAGCTGGGGTTGGTGGTGGTTCTAGCTCTGGGACTCAGCAGTACCCTCTGCATTTTTCATCTTTAGACTTGGATGCATGA